Proteins encoded in a region of the Candidatus Zixiibacteriota bacterium genome:
- a CDS encoding helix-turn-helix domain-containing protein, giving the protein MAEIDDRWLSVDEICKYLGIGKDTVYKWIDKHGMPAHRMGRLWKFKKEQVDAWVEAGGAATHITDEKPDK; this is encoded by the coding sequence ATGGCAGAAATAGATGATCGCTGGTTGTCAGTGGACGAAATATGCAAATACCTTGGGATCGGTAAAGACACCGTCTACAAGTGGATCGATAAGCATGGAATGCCCGCTCATCGCATGGGACGACTGTGGAAATTCAAAAAAGAACAGGTCGACGCATGGGTTGAGGCTGGTGGCGCGGCTACTCATATCACCGATGAGAAACCGGATAAATAA
- the brxF gene encoding BREX-3 system P-loop-containing protein BrxF produces the protein MAEPIENKVTRSLKAAEELYHRLVLIVGKGGSGKTSVVQNLAKLHDAEPININLCLSKELLELTEKQRQLKLAEILAKAVNGSGDKVFLDNIEILFDVELKQDPLRLLQGLSRNLTVVTSWNGTFEKGKLTYAEPGHREYRSYDLTDTLVVSMSGEATVDFKQSSEDKLI, from the coding sequence ATGGCAGAGCCAATAGAAAATAAAGTGACAAGGTCACTTAAAGCAGCGGAAGAGCTATACCACCGTCTTGTGTTGATAGTCGGGAAAGGTGGTTCCGGTAAAACTTCTGTTGTTCAGAATTTGGCAAAACTGCATGACGCCGAGCCTATAAATATCAATCTGTGCCTCTCAAAAGAGCTGCTTGAATTAACAGAAAAACAAAGGCAACTGAAGCTGGCCGAAATTTTAGCGAAGGCTGTCAATGGCAGCGGGGATAAGGTTTTTCTGGATAATATTGAGATCCTTTTTGATGTTGAACTCAAGCAGGACCCGTTGCGTTTGCTACAGGGCTTATCCCGAAATTTAACCGTCGTGACCTCTTGGAACGGCACTTTTGAAAAAGGCAAGCTGACCTACGCAGAGCCGGGTCACCGCGAATATAGAAGTTACGATTTAACAGACACTCTGGTTGTCAGCATGAGTGGCGAGGCAACAGTAGATTTTAAACAGTCAAGCGAGGATAAACTGATATGA